The following proteins are co-located in the Mesorhizobium sp. M1E.F.Ca.ET.045.02.1.1 genome:
- a CDS encoding DUF1330 domain-containing protein, with protein MPKGYWIARVDVRDPEGYKDYVAAAKLAFDRFGVKFLARGGEHEKAEGPSRARNVIIEFESLAAAHECYHSPEYQRAVAIRQKVADGEIVLVEGV; from the coding sequence ATGCCCAAGGGATATTGGATCGCTCGCGTCGATGTGCGCGACCCGGAAGGCTACAAGGATTATGTCGCCGCCGCCAAGCTCGCCTTCGATCGTTTCGGCGTGAAATTCCTGGCGCGCGGCGGCGAGCACGAGAAGGCCGAGGGACCCAGCCGTGCGCGCAACGTCATCATCGAGTTCGAATCGCTCGCCGCGGCGCATGAGTGCTACCACTCGCCGGAATATCAGCGCGCCGTCGCCATCCGCCAGAAGGTAGCTGACGGCGAGATCGTGCTGGTCGAGGGGGTTTAG
- a CDS encoding D-alanine:D-lactate ligase-like protein: protein MPRNGPTLILVHEPEKACFDRLVADGCPAERAIEISSYLAQSTDLACEFGQLAAACEKRGLAFLPVELDDAAAVLAKADPAKTLVWTLTDGIAYFRGGASPALARLNGLKTVGADDSLFALCQDKFRSGAVLGALGLPVPPAGLARNGAWLVEPPASPAGWFVKPNRLGAKIGIWPDSRAADLGHALELSRRVFAHYRDDVVVQPYVAGRNARASFLGLRPETGVQALGIAFVDSGGDFQTMADSQALYGDTGQAARDAGAYAEPKLQPVAASQPIADRAIRAMAQKLIAGLGLKDVFSIDLRVEADDTIHLIEFEVCPGLPCFDFRDYCRRQWGMSLADAMAETAANRLTS, encoded by the coding sequence ATGCCGCGCAACGGGCCGACGCTGATCCTTGTCCACGAGCCGGAGAAGGCCTGTTTCGACAGGCTCGTCGCGGACGGCTGCCCGGCGGAACGCGCCATCGAGATATCGTCCTATCTGGCGCAGTCGACCGATCTCGCCTGCGAATTCGGCCAGCTCGCCGCCGCTTGCGAAAAGCGCGGTCTTGCCTTTTTGCCGGTCGAACTGGACGACGCGGCGGCCGTACTGGCGAAAGCCGATCCGGCCAAAACGCTCGTCTGGACACTGACCGACGGCATCGCCTATTTCCGTGGCGGCGCTTCGCCCGCGCTGGCAAGGCTGAACGGGCTGAAAACCGTCGGCGCCGACGATTCGTTGTTCGCGCTCTGCCAGGACAAGTTCCGCTCCGGCGCCGTGCTCGGCGCACTCGGCCTGCCGGTCCCGCCGGCTGGTCTGGCGCGCAACGGCGCGTGGCTGGTCGAGCCCCCGGCCTCGCCGGCCGGCTGGTTCGTCAAGCCCAACCGGCTCGGCGCCAAGATCGGCATCTGGCCGGATTCGCGCGCGGCTGATCTTGGCCATGCGCTGGAGCTTAGCCGGCGCGTCTTTGCCCATTACCGCGACGATGTCGTCGTCCAGCCCTACGTCGCCGGCCGCAATGCGCGCGCGAGCTTCCTCGGGTTGAGGCCGGAAACGGGTGTCCAGGCGCTCGGCATCGCCTTTGTGGATTCCGGCGGCGACTTCCAGACCATGGCCGACAGCCAGGCGCTCTACGGCGATACCGGCCAGGCCGCCAGGGACGCCGGCGCCTATGCGGAGCCGAAGCTTCAGCCGGTCGCCGCCAGCCAGCCGATAGCCGATCGGGCGATCCGCGCCATGGCGCAAAAGCTGATCGCCGGGCTTGGCCTGAAGGACGTCTTCTCGATCGACCTCAGGGTCGAGGCCGACGACACCATCCATCTGATCGAGTTCGAAGTCTGCCCCGGTCTGCCCTGCTTCGATTTTCGCGACTATTGCCGCAGGCAATGGGGCATGAGTTTAGCCGACGCGATGGCGGAGACGGCGGCGAACAGGCTGACGTCGTGA
- a CDS encoding SMP-30/gluconolactonase/LRE family protein, with protein sequence MMDSVSVFSDHICQLGEGPSYDPGTDTLFWFDIVNGKLLEKPLAGALKVHDLGLMASAIAVIDDDRQLIATEVGLQVRDVKTGKLTLHTPIEADNPATRSNDSRVHPCGAFWVGTMGKDEGKGAGSIYWFFKGELRRLFADITVSNSICFSEDGTIAYYTDTATGLLMRVACDPATGLPTGEPKVFVDHRSQKGYVDGSVVDRDGVLWNAVWGGKAVKAYSPDGALLREIPMPVTQPSCSAFVGQKADRIAVTSAWKGKDEKQRALDPQAGMTFLLDIPVRGRFEPRVLIA encoded by the coding sequence ATGATGGACAGCGTTTCGGTCTTCAGCGATCACATCTGCCAGCTTGGCGAGGGGCCGAGCTACGATCCCGGCACCGACACCCTCTTCTGGTTCGACATCGTCAACGGCAAGCTTCTGGAAAAGCCGCTCGCCGGCGCGCTGAAGGTCCATGACCTCGGCCTGATGGCCAGCGCCATTGCCGTCATCGACGACGACCGCCAGCTGATCGCCACCGAGGTCGGCCTGCAGGTCCGCGACGTCAAGACCGGCAAGCTGACGCTGCACACGCCGATCGAGGCCGACAATCCTGCGACCCGTTCCAACGATTCCCGCGTCCATCCTTGCGGCGCCTTCTGGGTCGGCACGATGGGCAAGGACGAGGGGAAGGGCGCCGGCTCGATCTACTGGTTCTTCAAGGGCGAGCTGCGCCGGCTGTTTGCCGACATCACCGTCTCCAACTCGATCTGCTTTTCCGAGGACGGGACGATCGCCTATTACACCGACACCGCGACGGGCCTCCTGATGCGCGTCGCCTGCGATCCGGCAACCGGCCTGCCGACAGGCGAGCCGAAAGTCTTCGTCGACCACCGCTCGCAGAAAGGCTATGTCGACGGCTCCGTCGTCGACCGCGACGGCGTTCTCTGGAACGCGGTCTGGGGCGGCAAGGCGGTGAAGGCGTATTCGCCCGACGGCGCGCTGCTGCGCGAAATCCCGATGCCGGTGACGCAACCCTCCTGCTCGGCCTTCGTCGGCCAGAAGGCCGACCGCATCGCTGTGACGTCGGCCTGGAAGGGCAAGGACGAGAAGCAGCGCGCGCTCGACCCGCAGGCCGGCATGACCTTTCTTCTCGATATTCCCGTCAGGGGCCGCTTCGAGCCACGCGTGCTGATCGCCTGA
- a CDS encoding 2-dehydro-3-deoxy-6-phosphogalactonate aldolase has translation MSQTAPFPKLKRGLVAILRGLQATEAIAIGQALFDAGIEAIEVPLNSPEPFSSIARIVEVLPKTALVGAGTVLTAADVDALREAGGRLLVSPNIDAEVMGRAKDYGMVTMPGVFTPTEAFQAIRLGASALKFFPASVLGASGIAAIRAVLPASTLIGAVGGVSDKDFAGYKAVGVSVFGLGSSLYKPGASVEDVAERARAAVAVWDEAFGGK, from the coding sequence ATGAGTCAGACAGCCCCCTTTCCCAAGCTCAAGCGCGGGCTGGTCGCCATTCTGCGCGGCCTCCAGGCGACCGAAGCGATTGCCATCGGCCAGGCACTGTTCGACGCCGGCATCGAGGCGATCGAGGTGCCGCTCAACTCGCCTGAGCCGTTTTCGTCGATCGCCAGGATCGTGGAGGTCCTGCCGAAAACGGCCCTGGTCGGTGCCGGCACGGTGCTGACGGCCGCCGATGTCGACGCCTTGCGCGAGGCCGGCGGCCGGCTGCTGGTCAGCCCCAACATCGACGCCGAGGTCATGGGCCGCGCGAAGGACTACGGCATGGTGACGATGCCCGGCGTGTTCACACCCACTGAAGCCTTCCAGGCGATCCGGCTCGGCGCGTCGGCGCTGAAATTCTTTCCGGCGAGTGTGCTCGGCGCGTCCGGCATCGCGGCAATTCGAGCCGTGTTGCCGGCATCGACCCTGATCGGCGCCGTCGGTGGCGTTTCCGACAAGGACTTTGCCGGCTACAAGGCGGTCGGCGTCAGCGTGTTTGGTCTGGGGTCGAGCCTCTACAAGCCGGGCGCCAGCGTCGAGGACGTGGCTGAGCGCGCCCGCGCCGCGGTCGCCGTCTGGGACGAGGCATTCGGAGGGAAATGA
- a CDS encoding 2-dehydro-3-deoxygalactonokinase, protein MSGAPAVAALDWGTTRLRAWLLDGEGQMLAERRGDDGLITAREKGFANVLEGHLAAMGAPEDLPVIICGMAGSRQGWIEAPYVTVPAPIGAILGEAARIEGERRDIRIVPGLAQRLADAPDVMRGEETQLAGAGLPAKGRHLVCMPGTHSKWVAVEDGTVAGFGTWPTGELFSVLATHSILKHSLGEHPAPVAADNPFFRHWCSQALGEGGDVTSKLFAIRAAGLLQDLKSDEAAACLSGLLIGGEIASAKRRYGVSEAPVVLIASGALASLYGAALGLAGLAFRIVDADEAVRAGLVEAARENGMIARTGVAR, encoded by the coding sequence GTGAGCGGCGCGCCCGCGGTCGCCGCCCTCGATTGGGGCACGACAAGGCTTCGGGCCTGGCTGCTCGACGGCGAAGGCCAGATGCTTGCCGAGCGGCGCGGCGACGACGGGCTGATCACCGCGCGCGAAAAAGGCTTCGCCAACGTGCTGGAGGGTCACCTTGCCGCCATGGGCGCGCCGGAGGACTTGCCCGTCATCATCTGCGGCATGGCCGGCTCCCGCCAGGGCTGGATCGAGGCGCCTTATGTCACGGTGCCGGCGCCGATCGGCGCCATCCTTGGCGAGGCCGCCCGCATAGAGGGCGAGCGCCGCGATATCCGCATCGTTCCGGGCCTCGCCCAGCGCCTGGCCGATGCGCCGGATGTCATGCGCGGAGAGGAAACCCAGCTCGCCGGCGCCGGTTTGCCGGCAAAGGGCCGCCACCTGGTCTGCATGCCCGGGACGCATTCGAAGTGGGTCGCGGTCGAGGACGGCACCGTCGCCGGCTTCGGCACCTGGCCGACCGGCGAATTGTTTTCCGTGCTGGCCACGCACTCGATCTTGAAACATTCGCTCGGCGAGCATCCGGCCCCGGTCGCTGCGGACAACCCGTTCTTCCGCCACTGGTGCAGCCAAGCGCTGGGCGAGGGCGGCGACGTCACCTCGAAACTGTTCGCGATCCGCGCCGCAGGGCTGCTGCAGGACCTGAAGTCCGACGAGGCGGCGGCCTGCCTGTCCGGACTCTTGATCGGCGGCGAGATCGCCTCGGCCAAACGCCGCTATGGTGTCAGCGAAGCGCCGGTTGTGCTGATCGCCTCCGGCGCGCTGGCTTCGCTTTACGGCGCCGCCCTGGGCCTCGCCGGTCTTGCCTTCAGGATCGTCGATGCGGATGAAGCGGTGCGCGCCGGCCTTGTCGAGGCCGCGCGCGAGAACGGCATGATTGCCAGAACCGGAGTTGCCCGATGA
- a CDS encoding SDR family oxidoreductase, with translation MMPSARFADLDGASVLITGGGSGIGAALTEGFMRQGAKVAFIDIADKPSTVLADRLEKELGRRPLYLKTDLRDVAALRTAVAKAAEAHGDVTVLVNNAALDDRHEVKDVTVEFWDNNLAINLRPHFFTAQAVAPGMKRAGGGSIINFTSTSYLINHPDMPAYTAAKAGILGLTKGLAGKLGADGIRVNAVAPGWVITERQKELWVTEETLAAHVAKQCIKEVMRPDDIVGTVLFLASDASRMLTAQMLIVDGGVL, from the coding sequence ATGATGCCATCGGCGCGTTTCGCCGACCTTGACGGCGCCTCGGTGCTGATCACCGGCGGCGGCTCCGGCATCGGCGCGGCGCTGACCGAAGGCTTCATGCGGCAAGGCGCCAAGGTCGCCTTCATCGATATCGCCGACAAGCCCAGCACGGTGCTCGCCGACCGCCTGGAAAAGGAGCTTGGCCGGCGTCCGCTCTACCTCAAGACCGATTTGCGCGACGTGGCGGCGTTGCGCACTGCTGTGGCCAAGGCCGCGGAAGCGCATGGCGATGTCACGGTGCTCGTCAACAACGCCGCGCTCGATGACCGTCATGAGGTCAAGGACGTCACCGTCGAGTTCTGGGACAACAATCTCGCTATCAACCTGCGGCCGCATTTCTTCACCGCCCAGGCGGTGGCGCCGGGTATGAAGCGCGCCGGCGGCGGCTCGATCATCAACTTCACCTCCACCTCCTATCTCATCAACCATCCGGACATGCCGGCCTACACCGCGGCCAAGGCCGGCATACTCGGCCTCACCAAGGGCCTTGCCGGCAAGCTCGGCGCCGACGGCATCCGCGTCAACGCGGTCGCGCCCGGCTGGGTGATCACCGAGCGCCAGAAGGAGCTCTGGGTTACCGAAGAGACGCTCGCCGCTCATGTCGCCAAGCAATGCATCAAGGAGGTGATGCGGCCCGACGACATCGTCGGCACGGTGCTGTTCCTGGCGTCGGACGCTTCGCGCATGCTGACGGCGCAGATGCTGATCGTCGACGGAGGCGTGCTGTGA
- a CDS encoding EAL domain-containing protein has product MQTTFGTGQPGRENSDLAFTDPLTGLGNHRRFFDKVDRLISDRADDPAPFTVGILDLDGFKPINDLFGHKAGDDILIQVAMRLRASMDGYSTVCRIGADEFAYLYPMVFSEEQAAEKSRMLIEILSAPYDVGERTARLSASVGCSLFYSGDETTEILINKAETALYHAKRSGRGRVVVYTREMEEAAKRVTRIEQALRRAVSAGEVEPHFQPIVDLNSRRTIGFETLARWTDRDLGTVPPSVFIPIAEERGIIGPLSQLVLRKATEAARNWPKDLFLSFNLSPSQLVDQNTGLHILAILDRTGFDPSRLEIEITETGLMTDPASAEKIVGDLRRVGIRVSLDDFGTGQSSLGRLREFHFDKLKIDRAFVSSILDDRPSEHIIRAILAMCEGLGMDVVAEGIEEEAQADRLVQFGCAGGQGYLFGKPADADATLGYLRDSYRGALHAKAI; this is encoded by the coding sequence ATGCAAACGACGTTTGGCACCGGGCAGCCAGGCAGGGAAAACTCGGATCTGGCCTTCACCGATCCGCTGACCGGGCTTGGCAACCATCGTCGCTTCTTCGACAAGGTCGATCGCCTGATCAGCGATCGCGCCGACGATCCCGCGCCCTTCACCGTCGGCATCCTCGATCTCGACGGCTTCAAGCCGATCAACGACCTGTTCGGTCACAAGGCCGGCGACGACATCCTGATCCAGGTGGCGATGCGCCTGCGCGCCTCGATGGACGGCTATTCCACCGTCTGCCGTATCGGCGCCGACGAGTTCGCCTATCTCTATCCGATGGTGTTCAGCGAGGAGCAGGCGGCCGAGAAGTCGCGCATGCTGATCGAGATCCTGTCGGCGCCCTACGACGTCGGCGAGCGTACCGCGAGATTGTCGGCCTCGGTCGGCTGCTCGCTGTTCTATTCCGGCGACGAGACCACCGAGATCCTGATCAACAAGGCCGAGACCGCGCTCTACCACGCCAAGCGTTCGGGCCGCGGCCGCGTCGTGGTCTACACCCGCGAGATGGAGGAGGCCGCCAAGCGCGTCACCCGTATCGAGCAGGCGCTGCGCCGCGCCGTCTCCGCCGGCGAGGTCGAGCCGCATTTCCAGCCGATCGTCGATCTCAACAGTCGCCGCACCATCGGCTTCGAGACGCTGGCCCGCTGGACCGATCGCGATCTCGGCACGGTGCCGCCGAGCGTCTTCATTCCCATCGCCGAGGAGCGCGGCATCATCGGTCCGCTGTCGCAGCTCGTCCTGCGCAAGGCGACCGAGGCTGCCCGCAACTGGCCGAAGGACCTGTTCCTGTCCTTCAATCTGTCGCCGTCGCAGCTCGTCGACCAGAACACCGGCCTGCATATCCTGGCGATCCTCGACCGCACCGGCTTCGATCCGAGCCGGCTTGAGATCGAGATCACCGAAACCGGCTTGATGACCGACCCGGCTTCGGCCGAAAAGATCGTCGGAGACCTGCGCCGCGTCGGCATCCGCGTCTCGCTCGACGATTTCGGCACCGGCCAGTCGTCGCTCGGACGCCTGCGCGAATTCCATTTCGACAAGCTGAAGATCGACCGCGCCTTCGTCTCCTCCATTCTCGACGACCGGCCGTCGGAGCACATCATCCGCGCCATTCTCGCCATGTGCGAAGGGCTCGGCATGGATGTGGTCGCCGAAGGCATCGAAGAGGAAGCGCAGGCCGACCGCCTCGTCCAGTTCGGCTGCGCCGGCGGCCAGGGCTATCTGTTCGGCAAGCCGGCCGATGCCGACGCCACGCTGGGCTACCTGCGCGACTCCTATCGCGGCGCGCTGCACGCCAAGGCGATCTGA
- a CDS encoding GtrA family protein — protein MGTAKDGVATRKHDFMLALLATLAAFAFSAWMGFGALADVDNDNLLRLVEVRDLLNGQGWFDLHQYRMGLEGGFVVHWSRLVDAPIAAIILAASALTGSTPLAEKIAQVLWPALLFCSTLFFTARAARMFAGRSAVVPAILIGAAAYYFLGIYSPGALDHHNVQLMLTMASLALLLEAPAHRAAAFVSGLCAALTLAVGMETVPYVATIGVCVALLFVVDESGERAIARDFGLGFAGVSTLVFLATIPASAWGEARCDAFSTVQFVAAAVAGIGLSAIAASGLAARGRRHRLASLAVLAAAIGLVMLALFPQCLTAPYASLDPRLKQLWLDHITEAQSLFALVVDKPALVAARYGTPLVAIFLMALRLGRGGWRRQDSLVGALLVVAFSVAVWQVRGSTFSIAFGVIPLSAWIAKWRARAETNSSLAVALRLGAVWLVSINPVWIGAAAATSVALEKNTSAADESSTDKGCEKTASFAAFGRMPETSVLATSNLGSPILAFSGHRVFAGPYHRNVAGNLLVLDAFLGTPDAARKIVEAHRVGLVAVCRGSGESAMLAKRAPRGFLSGLLEGSVPDWLEPVAETKGSPIELYRLRQAG, from the coding sequence ATGGGCACAGCCAAGGACGGCGTCGCCACCCGGAAGCACGATTTCATGCTGGCGTTGCTTGCAACGCTGGCTGCGTTCGCGTTCAGCGCGTGGATGGGTTTCGGCGCGCTGGCCGATGTCGACAATGACAATCTGCTGCGGCTGGTCGAGGTCCGCGATCTGCTCAACGGCCAGGGCTGGTTCGATCTGCACCAGTACAGGATGGGCCTGGAAGGCGGCTTCGTCGTGCACTGGTCCCGGCTGGTCGACGCGCCGATCGCCGCCATCATTCTGGCCGCTTCGGCGCTGACCGGCAGCACGCCCCTTGCCGAGAAGATCGCGCAGGTGCTCTGGCCGGCGCTGCTGTTTTGCTCGACGCTGTTCTTCACTGCCCGCGCGGCGCGCATGTTCGCCGGCCGGAGCGCGGTGGTGCCCGCGATCCTGATCGGCGCCGCCGCCTATTATTTCCTCGGCATCTATTCGCCCGGCGCGCTCGACCATCACAATGTCCAGCTGATGCTGACCATGGCGAGCCTCGCATTGCTGCTCGAGGCCCCGGCGCATCGGGCAGCCGCGTTTGTTTCCGGCCTCTGCGCGGCGCTGACGCTCGCCGTCGGCATGGAAACCGTGCCCTATGTCGCCACCATCGGCGTCTGCGTGGCGCTGCTTTTTGTTGTCGACGAGAGCGGCGAGCGCGCGATCGCCAGGGATTTCGGACTGGGCTTCGCCGGTGTCTCGACGCTTGTCTTCCTGGCCACCATCCCGGCCTCGGCATGGGGCGAGGCGCGATGCGACGCCTTCTCGACGGTGCAGTTCGTCGCCGCCGCCGTCGCCGGTATCGGGCTCTCGGCTATTGCCGCGAGCGGGCTCGCCGCTCGCGGCCGGCGGCATCGTCTGGCGTCGCTCGCCGTGTTGGCGGCGGCCATCGGGCTGGTCATGCTGGCGCTGTTCCCGCAATGCCTGACCGCGCCCTATGCCAGCCTCGACCCGCGTCTCAAGCAATTGTGGCTGGATCACATCACGGAAGCCCAGTCGCTGTTTGCGCTGGTTGTCGACAAGCCTGCGCTCGTGGCGGCGCGCTACGGGACGCCGCTGGTGGCGATTTTTCTGATGGCGCTGCGTCTGGGCCGTGGCGGGTGGCGCCGGCAGGACAGCCTTGTCGGCGCGCTGCTCGTCGTCGCCTTCAGCGTTGCGGTCTGGCAGGTGCGCGGCTCGACATTCTCGATCGCCTTTGGCGTGATCCCGCTGTCCGCCTGGATCGCGAAATGGCGCGCGCGGGCCGAAACCAATTCCTCGCTGGCAGTGGCTTTGCGCCTTGGTGCGGTCTGGCTTGTATCGATCAATCCGGTTTGGATAGGCGCCGCCGCGGCGACCTCGGTAGCATTGGAAAAAAACACCTCTGCCGCGGACGAAAGCAGCACCGACAAGGGTTGCGAGAAGACGGCCAGCTTCGCGGCGTTCGGCCGCATGCCCGAAACCAGCGTGCTGGCGACGTCCAATCTGGGGTCGCCGATCCTGGCCTTTTCGGGGCATCGGGTCTTTGCCGGTCCCTACCACCGCAATGTCGCCGGCAATCTTCTGGTGCTGGACGCGTTTCTCGGCACGCCGGACGCGGCACGCAAAATCGTGGAGGCGCATCGCGTCGGCCTGGTGGCGGTCTGCCGCGGCAGCGGCGAAAGCGCCATGCTGGCCAAAAGGGCGCCGCGCGGCTTCCTTTCCGGTCTGCTCGAGGGCAGTGTTCCGGACTGGCTGGAGCCGGTCGCCGAGACGAAAGGCAGCCCGATCGAGCTCTATCGCCTCAGGCAAGCCGGCTAA
- a CDS encoding glycosyltransferase, which produces MPHEVRNEPAIAVLLPCYNEELTIGEVVRRFRETLPSAAIYVYDNNSKDLTALRARSAGAIVVREPRQGKGNVVRRMFADIDADIYVMADGDGTYAPEDAPQLINTLLTERCDMVVGTRRGVTDDAGRSGHAFGNRLFNRLYKGLFGADFTDIFSGYRVFSRRFVKSFPAVSGGFEIETEMSVHASQLKLPVSEMALDYGRRPEGSSSKLSTFRDGARILWMFAMLMKETQPLRFFGTFALFFLAASIGLMIPVLIEFAETGLVPRLPTWVLSVGLLLLSMLAAVTGLILDSVSRGRAEQKRIFYLSIPSGRIERRVNGQAPLKSEPGKPSRAA; this is translated from the coding sequence ATGCCGCATGAAGTCCGCAACGAGCCGGCGATTGCCGTGCTCCTGCCGTGCTACAATGAAGAGCTGACCATCGGCGAGGTCGTGCGGCGCTTCCGCGAAACGCTGCCTTCCGCGGCGATCTATGTCTACGACAACAATTCGAAGGATCTGACGGCGCTCAGGGCCCGCTCCGCCGGCGCGATCGTCGTGCGAGAACCGCGCCAGGGCAAGGGCAATGTGGTGCGCCGCATGTTCGCCGACATCGACGCCGACATCTATGTGATGGCCGACGGCGACGGCACCTATGCGCCGGAAGATGCGCCGCAGCTGATCAACACGCTTTTGACCGAGCGCTGCGACATGGTGGTCGGCACCAGGCGCGGCGTGACCGACGACGCCGGCCGCTCCGGCCATGCCTTCGGCAACCGCCTCTTCAACCGGCTCTACAAGGGCCTGTTCGGCGCCGACTTCACCGATATCTTTTCCGGTTACCGGGTCTTTTCGCGGCGCTTCGTCAAGAGTTTCCCGGCGGTTTCCGGCGGCTTCGAGATCGAGACCGAAATGTCGGTCCACGCCTCGCAGCTCAAGCTGCCGGTGAGCGAGATGGCGCTCGATTACGGCCGCCGCCCCGAAGGCTCGTCGTCGAAGCTGTCGACTTTCAGAGACGGCGCCAGGATCCTATGGATGTTCGCCATGCTGATGAAGGAAACGCAGCCGCTGCGTTTCTTCGGCACCTTTGCCCTGTTCTTCCTGGCGGCCAGCATCGGCCTGATGATACCGGTGCTGATCGAATTCGCCGAGACGGGACTGGTGCCGCGCTTGCCGACCTGGGTGCTGTCGGTCGGCCTGCTGCTGTTGTCCATGCTGGCGGCCGTAACCGGGCTGATCCTCGATTCGGTGTCGCGCGGCCGCGCCGAACAGAAGCGCATCTTCTATCTTTCGATCCCGTCCGGCCGCATCGAGCGCCGCGTCAACGGGCAGGCGCCCCTGAAGAGCGAACCGGGCAAGCCCTCGCGGGCGGCCTGA
- a CDS encoding GtrA family protein produces MGRLARFVLAGGIGFVADAAALWLLLSVTPLGPLIARVLSIGFALCVTWQINRHLTFSPSSRGMAREGARYGGVGIATSIVNYLVYCAALFALPGLPPLAALVIASLVAMALSFLGYSRLVFDR; encoded by the coding sequence ATGGGCAGGCTTGCCCGCTTCGTCCTTGCCGGCGGCATCGGCTTCGTCGCCGACGCGGCCGCGCTCTGGCTGCTGCTTTCGGTCACGCCGCTTGGGCCGTTGATCGCGCGCGTGCTTTCGATCGGCTTCGCGCTCTGCGTCACCTGGCAGATCAACCGCCACCTGACCTTCTCGCCGTCGAGCCGGGGCATGGCGCGAGAGGGCGCGCGCTACGGCGGCGTCGGCATCGCCACCAGCATCGTCAACTATCTCGTCTATTGCGCCGCCCTGTTCGCGCTGCCGGGCCTGCCGCCGCTGGCGGCGCTGGTGATCGCCTCGCTAGTCGCGATGGCGCTGTCGTTCCTCGGCTATTCCCGCCTGGTCTTCGACCGCTGA
- the gshB gene encoding glutathione synthase has translation MPLKIAVQMDHVSTVSIAGDTSFALSLEAQRRGHKLFHYTPDRLSMRDGKVFARVEAMQVRDEKGNHYSLGEPVRTDLSEMDVVLLRQDPPFDMNYITTTHILERIHPKTLVVNDPAWVRNSPEKIFVTEFPDLMPETLITKDPQEVAAFRREFGDIIVKPLYGNGGAGIFHLHEADRNLASLLEMFGQLFREPYIVQRYLKDVRKGDKRIILIGGEPVGAINRVPAEHDSRSNMHVGGRAEKTELTEREREICARIGPALRERGFILVGIDVIGDWMTEINVTSPTGIREVQRFGGADIAALFWDCVEGKRA, from the coding sequence ATGCCGCTGAAAATCGCCGTCCAGATGGACCATGTCTCGACCGTGTCGATCGCCGGCGACACCTCTTTCGCGCTGTCGCTGGAGGCGCAGCGGCGCGGCCACAAGCTCTTCCACTACACGCCCGACCGGCTGTCGATGCGCGACGGCAAGGTGTTCGCGCGCGTCGAGGCGATGCAGGTGCGCGACGAGAAGGGCAACCACTATTCGCTGGGCGAGCCGGTGCGCACCGATCTGTCGGAGATGGACGTGGTGCTGCTCAGGCAGGACCCGCCCTTCGACATGAACTACATCACCACCACCCACATCCTCGAGCGCATCCATCCGAAGACGCTGGTGGTCAACGACCCGGCCTGGGTGCGCAACAGCCCGGAAAAGATCTTCGTCACCGAGTTTCCGGACCTGATGCCGGAGACGCTGATCACCAAGGATCCCCAAGAGGTTGCCGCCTTCCGCAGGGAGTTCGGCGACATCATCGTCAAGCCGCTCTACGGCAATGGCGGCGCCGGCATCTTCCATCTGCACGAGGCCGACCGGAATCTGGCCTCGCTGCTCGAGATGTTCGGCCAGCTTTTCCGCGAGCCCTATATCGTGCAGCGCTACCTCAAGGACGTGCGCAAGGGCGACAAGCGCATCATCCTGATCGGCGGCGAGCCGGTGGGCGCCATCAACCGCGTGCCGGCCGAGCACGATTCGCGCTCCAACATGCATGTCGGCGGCCGCGCCGAGAAGACCGAGCTGACGGAGCGCGAACGCGAGATCTGCGCCCGCATCGGACCGGCGCTGAGGGAACGCGGCTTCATCCTGGTCGGCATCGACGTGATCGGCGACTGGATGACCGAGATCAACGTGACCTCGCCGACCGGCATTCGCGAGGTGCAGCGCTTTGGCGGGGCGGATATTGCCGCCCTGTTCTGGGATTGCGTTGAGGGGAAGCGGGCCTAA